The genomic stretch GCACGGCTGCCCCCCTCGGCGCCACCAGCATCTCCTGACAgcgggggaaactgaggcatggagCTGGCACACCTCGGGAATGGTGGGAGCGAGGCTGTCTCCGTTCTCAAACAGAGCCTTAGGTCAGGACCAACACGGATTGATTCTCCCAAAAACCTCTTCCACCCGTGTCGGGGATCTGTGCGGGTCGCAGGGGgacggggggtcccgggagtgGCGATCTCCGTGCCCTGAGCGGTGCGGAACCCCCGCGTTGTGGCACCGCACTCCCgcaccagtgctcccagtgctcccagtgctcccagcgctcccagcgctcccagcgctcccagcgctcccagtgctcccagtgcccccagtgctcccagtgcccccagtgctcccagcgctcccagtgcccccagtgctcccagtgcccccagtgctcccagtgctcccagtgcccccagtggCCCCAGCgcacccagtgctcccagtgcccccagtgctcccagtacgGGCCGGGcgggcactgggagcaggtgCGGGGCGCCCTCTGGCGGCCACAGCGCAGCGCTGACACAGGAGCCCAGGTAGCCAAATTCTCAGGTGCCCAGGTGCCCAGTTTCTCCCGTACTCAGGTGCCCAGGTAGCCAAATTCTCAGGTACCCAGGTGCCCAGTTTCTCCCGTACTCAGGTGCCCAGGTAGCCAAATTCTCAGGTACCCACTTTCTCAGGTCCTCAGGTAGCCAATTTCTCAGGTGCCCAGGTGCCCAGTTTCTCCGGCACTCAGGTGCCGAAGTGCTCAGTGCCCAGGTGTCCAGGTGCCCCATGCCTGGCCGAGGACccctctgcagtgctgcacctTTGCTGCTCGGTCCTGCTCTAACCAGGGACGCCGCTGCCTCATCAGCCCcaggacacttgcagggatttCAGCAAATCCCTGGAAAACTGCAGCCACCTGCCCTCGCTCCCTggtgctgctttgctttgtgcCAACACACGCCTGGCACCCTCACAAGTGCCTCACAAGTGCCACCCTCATGCCCACGTCCCTGGGTGTCCTCAGGTGCCTCCCACCACCTTCCCAGccgggggctgctccctgcagcatctcctgtgAGGTGCCCTGGGGTGCTGAGCTGGCTGTTCCCATCCTGTGCCCCTGGTGCGGGCTGGCCACGCTCACACGGGCAAGCTCCAGCCCGCGGGGTCCTGCACGGGGACTGTCACCAGGTAGCTGGAGGGGACATAGCCCCTCTGGCCGTTCACCTCCACCAGGCTCCACTCCGTGCTCCCCTTCTTGTCGTggggctccagcaccagcacgggctgccctgcctgcagggtCACCTCCTGCGGGCTCCTGGCTGCGAAGGAGAAGCCGGCGACCACCTGTGCaaggcagggaaggaaggagggagggaggaagcccctgctggagctgggagtcAAGGGGGGAAGGATGTGGCAGGACAGGCAGCTCTGAGAGGGCAGCACAGCAGTGGCACGGATGGGGACCCACCAAGGACAGTTCTCTTGGCCCATCCACCCTGGTCCCAGCAAGGAGGACACCTGGAAAAGCAGGTTCACCTCCCCAGCCACACAAGGACCAGCAGGGTGGGGTGGCTGGAAATGACCCCGGGGATGTCCCCCACTCTCACCTGGAATGTTGGGGTGAAGGTGGCCACCTGTGGCCTGGGAGCTTCGGGGGATGCATAGGAATGTCTCCTTCTCTCTGTGCCACTGTCCAGGGGCAGCAGATgcatcccaggctgctggacTGGCACTGGGCTATAGGGCCGGAGCTTTGCAGCAGGAACAAACCCTCGGGGACCTGCAGGACACGGACACACACAGCTCATGGGGCCCTGCATGTGCAGGACTGGCTGGAGGAGACAGGAATGATGTTTTGGCTGTTTCCTGGCatggcacagcagccctgctcaaACTAGTCCATCTCTAGGGGATATTCAGGAGAAATCCCCGCAATAAAAGGAATTCCAGATCTTTCTGTGAGTGTGGAGTCTCCTTTCCCAGCCATGACACTTGAGGAGTGCTCCCTTGGGGGatcagccaggacagctgaacCTTACAGCAAAGCTCAGGTGGccttgggctggaagggagcagccaggagaCCACGGCCTGCTGCCTCACCCAGGGTAAGGAAATGATTCAGGTGAATCTGGCCCTGGTGCCAAGGTGAGGAGAGGCTGCCCACAGTGCTCACTGTACCTCCAGCATCCACCAGCCACCTGCTCGTGTTGCCCTTGGTGTCAGCgctctgcagcagagccacGATCTGTCCCCTCAGCAAGGTCAGGTCCAAGTCTCTGCTGCCACTGATGTTGCTGGTCACTTGGTAAAGCTTGTCTGGGCCGTGCTTGCTCACCAGGGAAAGGACCTTCCTCTCCTCAGCAGGGGTCAGAGGCTGGTGGGGAGCACGAGACAGAGGAGCATTGGCTGAGACACGGGGTACACAGCAGGatcacagcccagggacaggtTAACAGGAGAAACTCCTTCACACTCCCTGCTCCACCCCCAGGTCTGGAGTGTCCAGaaccagcagagctgagctgtttCATCCCTGGTTATCCCCAGCCAGCTGCTCTCAGGGGCTCGGGGAAAACACTGTGGCAACCCCCTGGGTGACATTCTGAGCCAGCCTCCCCACCAAGGGGATTTTCTGCACTGGGAAGCCACAGCCCAGTCCCTCTCTTTATCCAGCTGGCCCAAGCcttgccctgcccagccctacCTGTGTGCCAGGGCTCGGGGTGACGGTCTCAAAGGCCTGGCAGAAGGCACGGAGCTGAGCCCCTGACTGCTGCAGGCTGTCCTCCACCACCTTCCAGAAGCTGGGCAGGGGCATGTGGCCATGGggcagctgtggagacagaCTGGCATCAGGGAGGGCACTGAGAAAGAGCTctgggcaggggcagaagggaagcaggaggaagaaaaggggTGGGAAAGAAGAAGACCAGACCTGACCACTAAATTCACCTTGCACAGAGGATCAAAGGTGCTCCTCTTTGAGCTGCACCTTGTTCTCCTCCTGGtcctggctcagggcagggctttGGACAGCCCTCACTCTCCGTGTTTGCAAACACCAGGCTCAGAGTCCTGAGCAGTGAGGAGCTCTGGGAGACATCTCCCAGGGGATGGGCTTGGAGGAGGCATTtccccagcccaggagctgcctgtctcctccctgccttcctggcacagctctcaGGAGCTCCGAGTTCACACTGATCTCTCAGACAGCAGCACCTCAATAAATTACCAGTACTGCCCacaaacagaaagcagaagagtTTCTGACAGTGCAGAAGAGAAAATCTGGATTTCCCTGGGCAGGAAGGGAGATTCTTACAAATGCTCCACAGGGAGTTGTGTGTCTGCAAGGGCAGGTTCAGAACTTCAGTGCCCTGACACTGTCTGAGAGATGTCCCAAACCTGGAGAAGGCAGTTCTAGCTCAGCTCGTGCACCTGAGGGGTCCCActcacctgctccagctccttttGTGCCTGGTGCAGGACCTGGGCAGCCAAGTCCAGCTGCAGGGCGCTGAAGGAGCGCAGGatctgccccaggagctgcacagccAGCTGGTTGAAGCGGGGGAGCTCGGCCAGCAGCAGGTCATTGATGGCCAGGTAGGTGTTCATGGCTGCCTCCTCATCGTAGCTCACGCTGCCCATCTCgctcttcctctcctggatCTCCTCGTAGTCCAGCAGCTTGTCCAGGCGCTTCTTGACCAGCTGCTGGGGCCCCTCCAGCATGTctgagaggctgcagaggggctgccACACCAACCTGTGCACACGCTGCTTCTGCAGGTGAGAGCAGCCCCATTTCCACGGGAGCCccttggagcagcagctgccagggccAGGGGGAGGGAGGCTGGGGGATGTGGGACACCCTGGGACATCCCCTGGGgtggggagcacctgggacatCTTTCCCTGAGGCCACATAGGATGCCAACCAATGCAAACCCTTGGGAGGGAGCAGTCATGCCCGACACAATTCCCAACTTGTGCTCTGTGCAAACAGCTGGGCAGAACCTGGAATggctcagagcagcctcagccaaagctctccccacagccctgcccagagctcaTTTAAGGACCCCTTGCCTTGGGGTGTTCTGGTCTCCTCCCCACCTCCCTGGATGAACATCAGAGGGACACTgcagctcatcccagccctggaagggctcaggagctgggctgtctctgtccctctgccctcccttctcccctggagctgctccctcgTTTCATGTGTCAGTGACTGCAGATGGATCCTGTTACTTGCTGCCggctctgcctgctgcactgGGGGGGCTGTGAGGACACTGGGGTGCCCtcagctcctggctgccagccccactGTGGCCTGGCAGAAGGTGTGAGGGCTAAAGGGCATGTGCAGGGACGGAGAACTCACAAACTCTGGGAAAATGGTGCTctggaggagctctgagagGCGGCGGTGCTGCAGGGCAGGTCCCTCGTCCATCTGCAGCTCGCACCGGTGTGGGGTGGGCAGCAGGAACGCCTGCAAGGGAGGAAGCATCACGCTCTACCTCCTTCCCAATAATCCTGTGTGGGCAGCCCTTGTCAATCTTTTCCTGCAAGGCCTTTCCAGCCCAGGAATTGCTGCTGAACCCTGGGCCACTTCCCCAGGCTTTCCCCGTAATGCTGTGTCTGGGGATTGCGTGTTCTGCCAACACTCAGACTTTCATTTTCCTCAGATGCCCCCAAGGGATTTCCATGAGAAAATCGTAGCAGCTGCTGACCCAGGTGATTTCAGAAGGGCAATTTGTTGTCAGGACAGATCTGGGGACGTTTCTGCCTTATACACATTATTAAAGCAAGAAttcccaggctgaacaacaCCCGGCCTTTTCAATCATTTAAGACCTTGAAATAATGATAAGTTTAAGGACAGATTATTCTCAGATGACACCAGCTCAGACAGTGCTGCCAAAGCCTCAGCTTTGGTTTAAACTCCCCTGGACCTGAGCAATCCTTGGATGTTGTGCAACTCCCTGACACAACAGCTCAGCTGCAAATCCCTGAACATCCCCAACTGCTCCTGGTTTCCACAGGGCTTGAAAACATTCCACAATCCTGAGGGGATGGAGCCAACCCCTGGGCCAGTGGTCAAGGTTTTACCTCTAAATGGCCCAGGTAGGATTCCACATTCTCCTTCAGCGTGGCCACACTGGATGCCACACACTGGAATTTCTCTTCCAGGTCGTCATATTCCTTGTCCTCAGTCTGGAAGGAAAGAGGCAGCTTGTCACCATGGCCAGGGCTGATGCCCATCACTGGTGGCACCTGCCTGGAGCtcacagagctgggacaggcagggcAGACCCTGTGGGGCTCCATGAATCTGGAAAAGGGTGAAAACATCGGTGCAGGCAGCAACAAGGATCTTGGTGTGGTCGTGGtgctggggagcacaggggtgTCTTTCCTTTTGCTGGGGGTATCCTGTAGGTCCTTTGGGGGCCAAAGTGCAGCCCAGCAATGCTCTGGGGTGGGGAGTgagcatccctgcatccctgcatccctgcatccctgctaTCCCACAGGCCCTGATGGAGAACCAAGAGGCAGCACCAGCCACCCCACCCCACGCTGGCTCGCCATGCTGTTACTGAGGCACCTCAGGAGCAGCAAAATGCCCCAGAAACGACCCAAGGAGGGGGCAGCAGGTCCTGGGGTGGGGCAGGGGGTGAGGGCTGCCCACCTTGGCCACGATGCCGGCCTCGTGCATGAGGAGCCGGCTGAGGCGCGTGGTTTTCTTGGCGATGGAGTGGGTGTTGAGGCGCGCCAGGCGGTCCCGCAGCGTCAGGTGCTCGGCCTTGTTGTATTTGGTTGCTGCCTCGGGTGGGAGGAGGCAAAATAGGGGGGAGAAAAGATCAGAAGAGGAGACTTCACGGCTGAGCAGGCAGCAGAAGgtgagcagcacagggctgatCAACAGGATAAGAACAAGCCACATCAAAGAAGGGAAGGACCAGGAAAATCAAAAAGCAGGGCGAGCTGCCATCTGTGGGGAGCCTGATTTC from Poecile atricapillus isolate bPoeAtr1 chromosome 13, bPoeAtr1.hap1, whole genome shotgun sequence encodes the following:
- the ARHGEF37 gene encoding rho guanine nucleotide exchange factor 37 isoform X2 encodes the protein MGCGNTGASLGLYMGATTAPGRHGRPVPAIRAGGEECPAEMASAEPDSEEAAEAEEATYEVMPCDRTELSQRLAVEELITTEASYVHNMQLCVSDIRAHLQKKQLPELDLEGLFSNTDDILHVSRRFLKGLEATAGQGQEQLLCISTLFQEFKEEMEAVYKIYCASYEQALQLVESYRREPRLQEEILDTLNATVPHTGASDLSFFLVMPVQRVTKYPLLLGKILENTPSSTSAHSALQAAARAMAQVNANINEYKRRREVATKYNKAEHLTLRDRLARLNTHSIAKKTTRLSRLLMHEAGIVAKTEDKEYDDLEEKFQCVASSVATLKENVESYLGHLEAFLLPTPHRCELQMDEGPALQHRRLSELLQSTIFPEFKQRVHRLVWQPLCSLSDMLEGPQQLVKKRLDKLLDYEEIQERKSEMGSVSYDEEAAMNTYLAINDLLLAELPRFNQLAVQLLGQILRSFSALQLDLAAQVLHQAQKELEQLPHGHMPLPSFWKVVEDSLQQSGAQLRAFCQAFETVTPSPGTQPLTPAEERKVLSLVSKHGPDKLYQVTSNISGSRDLDLTLLRGQIVALLQSADTKGNTSRWLVDAGGPRGFVPAAKLRPYSPVPVQQPGMHLLPLDSGTERRRHSYASPEAPRPQVATFTPTFQVVAGFSFAARSPQEVTLQAGQPVLVLEPHDKKGSTEWSLVEVNGQRGYVPSSYLVTVPVQDPAGWSLPV
- the ARHGEF37 gene encoding rho guanine nucleotide exchange factor 37 isoform X1, yielding MASAEPDSEEAAEAEEATYEVMPCDRTELSQRLAVEELITTEASYVHNMQLCVSDIRAHLQKKQLPELDLEGLFSNTDDILHVSRRFLKGLEATAGQGQEQLLCISTLFQEFKEEMEAVYKIYCASYEQALQLVESYRREPRLQEEILDTLNATVPHTGASDLSFFLVMPVQRVTKYPLLLGKILENTPSSTSAHSALQAAARAMAQVNANINEYKRRREVATKYNKAEHLTLRDRLARLNTHSIAKKTTRLSRLLMHEAGIVAKTEDKEYDDLEEKFQCVASSVATLKENVESYLGHLEAFLLPTPHRCELQMDEGPALQHRRLSELLQSTIFPEFKQRVHRLVWQPLCSLSDMLEGPQQLVKKRLDKLLDYEEIQERKSEMGSVSYDEEAAMNTYLAINDLLLAELPRFNQLAVQLLGQILRSFSALQLDLAAQVLHQAQKELEQLPHGHMPLPSFWKVVEDSLQQSGAQLRAFCQAFETVTPSPGTQPLTPAEERKVLSLVSKHGPDKLYQVTSNISGSRDLDLTLLRGQIVALLQSADTKGNTSRWLVDAGGPRGFVPAAKLRPYSPVPVQQPGMHLLPLDSGTERRRHSYASPEAPRPQVATFTPTFQVVAGFSFAARSPQEVTLQAGQPVLVLEPHDKKGSTEWSLVEVNGQRGYVPSSYLVTVPVQDPAGWSLPV